A window of Malania oleifera isolate guangnan ecotype guangnan chromosome 5, ASM2987363v1, whole genome shotgun sequence contains these coding sequences:
- the LOC131155710 gene encoding F-box/kelch-repeat protein At3g24760 translates to MEWERLGSDLTELILSYLPIRSIVRAAAVCKLWHSIIFSSSFAARVSASNKNPWFFLCGQNNVFLKSNQAFAFDPDSFHWIRLPSSLFPHHLFFAGSGGFLFAAASHFSYAPLLKPLWRRTSPLRFSRCDPLVGVFRDASGSSRFIVVGGVRFIGCLIDIDDRLAVEIYDPRIDSWELCPPLPADFRSGNSSQWLSSALFGNKFYVFGIYSSFISSFDLNKRFWSEVQTLRPPGVMFSFLIACLDRLVLAGLCSTPRGPSVNLWSIDERTMEFSEISIMPEELLCGLSDSDGDDNFAALKCVGLGNFIYVFNQEYYKSYPACVCEISSETGKCSWRRVPDLPSPVNRFHKVISFCSAVPLTNILRCEAEDAECSQGLT, encoded by the coding sequence atgGAGTGGGAACGCTTGGGCTCGGACCTCACCGAACTGATCCTCTCCTATCTCCCAATCCGATCCATCGTCCGTGCTGCCGCCGTCTGCAAGCTATGGCATTCCATCATCTTCTCCTCCTCCTTCGCCGCCCGCGTCTCCGCTTCCAACAAAAACCCCTGGTTCTTCCTCTGTGGCCAAAACAACGTCTTCCTCAAGAGCAACCAGGCCTTTGCCTTCGATCCCGACTCCTTCCACTGGATCCGCCTCCCCTCCTCCCTCTTCCCCCATCACCTCTTCTTCGCCGGCTCCGGCGGATTTCTCTTCGCCGCCGCCTCCCACTTCAGCTACGCGCCCCTCCTCAAGCCCCTCTGGCGCCGCACCTCCCCGCTCCGCTTCTCCCGCTGCGACCCCCTCGTCGGCGTCTTCCGCGATGCCTCCGGATCCTCCAGATTCATCGTCGTCGGCGGAGTTAGGTTTATTGGCTGTCTTATCGACATAGATGACAGACTGGCCGTTGAAATCTACGATCCCCGTATCGATTCTTGGGAGCTTTGCCCTCCCTTACCCGCCGATTTCCGATCCGGCAATTCGTCGCAGTGGTTGTCTTCGGCGCTGTTCGGGAACAAGTTCTATGTGTTTGGGATTTATTCGAGTTTCATCTCGTCGTTTGACCTAAACAAACGTTTTTGGAGTGAGGTTCAGACGCTTCGGCCTCCTGGGGTTATGTTTTCCTTCTTGATCGCTTGTCTGGACCGGCTTGTTTTGGCCGGGCTCTGCTCTACCCCTCGTGGGCCGTCGGTTAATTTGTGGAGTATTGATGAGCGAACGATGGAGTTCAGTGAGATATCAATAATGCCTGAGGAGTTGCTTTGTGGATTGTCCGATAGCGATGGGGATGACAATTTTGCAGCCTTGAAATGTGTGGGGTTGGGTAATTTTATCTATGTGTTCAATCAAGAGTATTACAAGAGTTACCCAGCTTGTGTTTGTGAAATTAGCAGTGAGACTGGTAAGTGCAGCTGGAGGAGAGTCCCCGACTTGCCGTCTCCTGTAAATCGGTTTCACAAGGTGATCAGCTTTTGTTCCGCAGTTCCTCTTACTAATATTCTCCGATGTGAAGCTGAAGATGCTGAATGTAGCCAAGGCCTTACCTGA